One stretch of Kwoniella pini CBS 10737 chromosome 3, complete sequence DNA includes these proteins:
- a CDS encoding phenylalanine-tRNA ligase has product MSVRLATRLVASSSRLPSCSKSSFTIPIKPVRYSFRSQSTISTPESYKYNGITYPKDSYSNVPSSILDKLDRNLHLMPSHPISILRQIVENHFNDYKALIPSSAIVSVKQNFDELGFPLNHPGRSLTDSYYLNKEYMLRTHTSSHEIESYKKGLNKWLLSADVFRRDEIDSSHYPVFHQMEGTHIWLNSELNQLNELNKNLENQLKNIPIIIEDETKISNSNPFQSHHNPIYTEQIIKHLKNSLNSLIFKLFGHHTKSDGEPLRVRWIEAYFPFTTPSYEVEVFWQGEWLELLGCGVVMQKTLDQSGVSDKSGWAFGLGLERLSMVLFSIPDIRLFWTSDSRFLSQFKQGEITTFQPYSKFPPCYKDMSFWLPQTDENRHESTSSSAGGKTLNPMTSQKQFHENDYCEIVRDVVGDLIESVTLIDEFTHPKTNRKSKCYRLNYRHMDRNLSNEEVNELQNKVQARVVEEMGIEMR; this is encoded by the exons ATGTCCGTACGACTAGCTACGAGGCTGGTTGCCTCTTCATCGAGACTTCCAAGCTGTTCAAAAAGTAGCTTCACCATTCCGATAAAACCTGTTCGATATTCATTCCGATCtcaatcaacaatatcaacACCAGAAtcatataaatataatgGTATAACTTATCCTAAAGATTCTTATTCAAatgtaccttcttcaatattagataaattagatcGAAATTTACATTTAATGCCTTCAcatccaatttcaattttacgtcaaattgttgaaaatcattttaatGATTATAAAGCATtaataccttcttcagcaaTTGTTTCAGTTAAACaaaattttgatgaattaggaTTTCCATTAAATCATCCAGGTAGATCATTAACAGATAgttattatttaaataaagaatATATGTTAAGAACACATACAAGTTCacatgaaattgaaagttataaaaaaggtttaaataAATGGTTATTATCAGCAGATGTTTTtagaagagatgaaattgattcttcacATTATCCtgtttttcatcaaatggAAGGTACACATATTTGGTTAAATTctgaattaaatcaattaaatgaattaaataaaaatttagaaaatcaattaaaaaatataCCAATcataattgaagatgaaactaaaatttcaaattcaaatccttttcaatctcatcataATCCTATTTATACAGAACAAATTATAAaacatttaaaaaattctttaaatagtttaatatttaaattatttggACATCATACAAAATCTGATGGAGAACCTTTAAGAGTTAGATGGATTGAAGCTTATTTTCCATTTACAACTCCAAGttatgaagttgaagtttTTTGGCAAGGTGAATGGTTAGAATTATTAGGTTGTGGTGTTGTTATGCAAAAAACATTAGATCAATCTG GCGTATCTGATAAATCAGGTTGGGCGTTCGGATTAGGTTtagaaagattatcaatggttttattttcaataccAGATATTAGATTATTTTGGACATCTGATTCTAGATTTTTATCACAATTTAAGCAAGGTGAAATAACAACTTTTCAACCTTATAGTAAATTTCCACCATGTTATAAAGATATGTCATTTTGGTTACCACAAACAGATGAAAATCGTCATgaatcaacatcatcttcagcaggAGGTAAAACGTTAAATCCAATGACAAGTCAGAAACAATTTCatgaaaatgattattGTGAAATCGTAAGAGACGTAGTAGGTGATCTAATTGAAAGTGTGACTTTA ATCGATGAATTCACCCATCCAAAAACCaatagaaaatcaaaatgttATAGATTAAATTATAGACATATGGACAGAAATctatcaaatgaagaagttaATGAATTACAGAATAAAGTACAAGCTAGAGTAGTTGAAGAAATGGGTATTGAAATGAGGTGA